Proteins encoded within one genomic window of Ignavibacteria bacterium:
- a CDS encoding helix-turn-helix domain-containing protein gives MTASEQQLKMYSYSKAARLMNIGRDTLKKLIAQGLIGTVKIGKRNKITHAELIRFQNEKTVRAETITNKPTESRELWEQFFGRKKDISKQIDSKSLLDKIIRS, from the coding sequence ATGACTGCCTCTGAACAACAACTTAAAATGTATTCTTATTCCAAAGCCGCAAGGCTTATGAATATAGGACGCGATACTCTAAAGAAACTGATAGCTCAAGGGCTTATCGGCACGGTAAAAATAGGCAAGCGTAATAAAATTACCCATGCTGAGCTTATAAGGTTTCAGAATGAGAAAACAGTTAGAGCTGAAACTATAACTAATAAACCAACTGAAAGTAGAGAGTTGTGGGAACAGTTCTTCGGAAGAAAAAAGGATATTAGTAAACAAATAGACAGTAAA